The proteins below are encoded in one region of Stigmatopora argus isolate UIUO_Sarg chromosome 2, RoL_Sarg_1.0, whole genome shotgun sequence:
- the LOC144069824 gene encoding protein phosphatase 1 regulatory subunit 3E, with the protein MEAERARPTADMLPPKTCLPRNYSCIAGLFGSLAAANPRLEDGDDLDIINGTCEPTESPVVDERPRGRETFLKPPQSPSLRRRCKSLPTPTERAKLEISRSRSPTSQKKVRFADSLGLELTSVKHFDDSDEAEVPERILAKLPKSTDFNPMASTKFPRPLAQSVFMELQFTSPGTFPDFEEKVREVKVLLETVETNEFSLSGFVRVLNLAFEKSVSLRYSINNWMTFMDSLAAYVPHSSDGATDRFSFKVLMPSYMENGATLQFAIKYTVDGEEFWDNNNGNNYKVRRHRFKMSPPKEWENGWIHFI; encoded by the coding sequence ATGGAAGCGGAGCGTGCGCGCCCCACCGCGGACATGCTGCCCCCAAAGACCTGCCTGCCCCGGAACTACAGCTGCATCGCCGGGCTTTTCGGCAGCTTGGCCGCGGCCAACCCTCGCCTGGAGGACGGCGATGACCTGGATATCATCAACGGCACCTGCGAGCCCACCGAGAGCCCCGTGGTGGACGAGAGGCCGCGGGGTCGTGAGACTTTCCTCAAGCCCCCGCAGAGCCCCAGTTTGCGGCGCAGGTGCAAGTCTCTCCCCACGCCCACGGAGAGGGCCAAGTTGGAGATCTCCCGGAGCAGAAGTCCAACAAGTCAGAAAAAGGTGCGCTTCGCCGACTCGCTGGGCCTGGAGCTCACCTCCGTCAAACACTTCGACGACTCGGATGAAGCGGAGGTGCCGGAGCGCATCTTGGCCAAGTTGCCCAAATCCACGGACTTTAACCCCATGGCGAGCACCAAGTTCCCACGACCCCTGGCGCAGTCCGTCTTCATGGAGCTGCAGTTCACCAGCCCGGGCACGTTTCCCGATTTCGAGGAAAAAGTGCGCGAGGTGAAGGTCCTCCTGGAGACCGTGGAGACGAACGAGTTCAGCCTGTCCGGCTTCGTGCGCGTCTTGAACCTAGCATTCGAGAAGAGCGTCTCCTTACGCTACTCCATCAACAATTGGATGACCTTTATGGACAGTTTGGCAGCCTACGTGCCCCATTCGAGCGACGGTGCGACGGATCGCTTCTCCTTCAAAGTTCTCATGCCTTCCTACATGGAGAACGGGGCCACGTTGCAATTCGCCATCAAATACACCGTCGACGGCGAGGAGTTTTGGGATAATAACAACGGGAATAACTACAAAGTGCGACGTCACCGCTTTAAGATGTCTCCACCGAAGGAATGGGAGAACGGATGGATCcacttcatttaa